The following coding sequences lie in one Bartonella sp. DGB1 genomic window:
- a CDS encoding NADH-quinone oxidoreductase subunit A, translating to MVNILTSYLPVIIFMILSFIIILALMIVPYLVAYRKPDQEKNSPYECGFPPFNNARIKFNIRFYLIAILFIIFDLEIAFLFPWAVSFSNIGWLGFWSMLVFFVILLVGFIYEWKKGALEWD from the coding sequence ATGGTTAATATTTTAACTTCATATTTGCCGGTTATTATTTTTATGATCTTATCATTCATTATTATATTAGCGTTAATGATAGTACCTTATTTAGTAGCTTATCGTAAACCTGATCAGGAAAAAAATTCTCCATATGAATGTGGATTTCCGCCGTTTAATAACGCAAGGATCAAATTTAATATACGATTTTATTTAATAGCTATTTTATTCATAATCTTTGACCTTGAAATTGCCTTTTTATTTCCTTGGGCTGTTTCTTTTTCCAATATAGGTTGGCTTGGTTTTTGGTCAATGTTAGTTTTTTTTGTTATCTTGCTAGTTGGCTTTATTTATGAGTGGAAAAAAGGAGCATTGGAGTGGGATTAA
- a CDS encoding NADH-quinone oxidoreductase subunit B family protein has product MHPRTGCPVSVDDDFFKAINAEISDKGFIVTSAEALITWARSGSLMWMSFGLACCAVEMIHCSMPHYDNERFGYAPRASPRQSDVMVVAGTLTNKMAPALRKVYDQMPEPRYVISMGSCANGGGYYHYSYSVVRGCDRIVPVDIYVPGCPPSAEALLYGVLLLQRKIRRTGSIER; this is encoded by the coding sequence TTGCATCCGCGTACAGGTTGTCCTGTAAGTGTTGATGATGATTTTTTTAAAGCTATTAATGCAGAAATATCTGATAAAGGATTTATAGTAACCTCGGCCGAGGCTTTAATTACTTGGGCAAGAAGTGGTTCACTTATGTGGATGAGTTTTGGCTTGGCTTGCTGCGCGGTAGAGATGATTCATTGTTCTATGCCTCATTATGATAATGAGCGCTTTGGTTATGCTCCTAGAGCCTCACCTAGGCAGTCTGATGTTATGGTGGTTGCTGGTACATTAACTAATAAAATGGCGCCTGCTTTACGGAAAGTATATGATCAAATGCCAGAACCACGTTATGTTATCTCCATGGGTTCTTGTGCTAATGGAGGAGGATATTACCATTATTCTTACTCTGTAGTAAGGGGCTGTGATCGTATTGTTCCAGTTGATATATATGTTCCAGGTTGTCCTCCTTCAGCTGAGGCTCTTTTATATGGAGTTTTGCTTCTACAAAGAAAAATACGTAGAACAGGATCAATAGAACGGTAA
- a CDS encoding NADH-quinone oxidoreductase subunit C, whose amino-acid sequence MLHEDNILKLKEIINILQTQFSNNICCDYSLVFGELTVTVNKDHILKVLSFLRDNKNLKFVSLLDICGVDYPDRKERFDLCYHLLSPYKNTRIRIKLTTDETVPVASACAIYPGAEWYEREAYDMYGILFSGHPDLRRILSDYGFQGHPLRKDFPVTGFVECRYDYEEGKIVYEPVVLRQEMRQFDNMSPWESMDLPLRETDEASSAKIEVK is encoded by the coding sequence ATGTTACATGAAGACAATATATTAAAATTAAAAGAAATTATTAACATATTACAAACTCAATTTTCTAATAATATATGTTGTGATTATAGTTTGGTTTTTGGTGAGCTTACAGTCACTGTTAATAAAGATCACATCTTAAAGGTTTTATCTTTTTTACGTGATAATAAAAATTTAAAATTTGTATCTTTATTAGATATATGTGGAGTAGATTATCCTGACCGTAAAGAAAGGTTTGATCTTTGTTATCATCTTTTGTCTCCCTATAAAAATACTCGCATTAGAATAAAGTTAACCACTGATGAGACTGTTCCGGTAGCTTCAGCTTGTGCTATTTATCCAGGTGCAGAATGGTATGAACGCGAGGCATATGATATGTATGGAATTTTATTCTCTGGTCATCCTGATTTACGTCGTATTTTAAGTGATTATGGTTTTCAAGGTCATCCGCTTAGAAAAGATTTCCCTGTAACGGGTTTTGTTGAATGTCGCTATGATTATGAAGAGGGTAAGATTGTTTATGAGCCTGTAGTTCTGCGTCAGGAAATGCGTCAGTTTGATAATATGTCTCCTTGGGAATCTATGGATTTGCCGTTACGAGAAACTGATGAAGCTTCTTCAGCTAAGATTGAGGTAAAATAA
- a CDS encoding NADH-quinone oxidoreductase subunit D, producing MAEVNVRNFNINFGPQHPAAHGVLRMVLELDGELVEKVDPHIGLLHRGTEKLMETKTYFQSAPYLDRLDYVAPMNQEHAFVLAIEKLLNLEVPKRAQVIRVLFSEIGRILNHLLNITTQALDVGALTPPLWGFEQREKLMVFYEMASGARLHANYFRPGGVHQDLPEKLIEDIAKFVDPFLKRVKDLDSLLTNNRIFKQRNVDIGSVSLDEAWGRGFSGVMIRSAGAAWDLRKSQPYECYAELDFDIPVGKNGDCYDRYLIRMEEMRQSASLILQCVELLLGRERYGKHISDDRKIVPPKRQDMKNSMDALIQHFKLFSEGFHVPAGEVYVAVEAPKGEFGVFLVSDGSNRPYRVKLRAPSYAHLQAMDHLCRGHMLPDVSAILGSIDVVFGEIDR from the coding sequence GTGGCTGAGGTTAATGTAAGAAATTTTAATATAAATTTTGGTCCACAGCATCCTGCTGCGCATGGTGTGTTGCGTATGGTATTAGAATTAGATGGTGAATTAGTTGAGAAAGTAGATCCGCATATTGGTTTATTGCACCGTGGTACTGAAAAGTTGATGGAGACAAAAACTTATTTTCAGTCTGCTCCTTATCTTGATCGTTTAGATTATGTAGCTCCAATGAATCAAGAGCATGCTTTTGTATTGGCAATTGAAAAATTACTAAATTTGGAAGTACCTAAAAGAGCTCAAGTTATAAGGGTTTTATTTTCTGAGATAGGTCGTATTTTAAATCATTTATTAAATATTACCACTCAGGCTTTAGATGTTGGAGCATTAACTCCTCCGTTATGGGGTTTTGAGCAGCGTGAAAAATTAATGGTTTTTTATGAAATGGCTTCTGGCGCAAGGTTGCATGCTAATTATTTTCGTCCGGGAGGCGTACATCAGGATTTACCAGAAAAATTAATTGAAGATATAGCAAAATTTGTTGATCCTTTTTTAAAGCGAGTAAAAGACTTAGATAGTTTGTTAACTAATAACCGTATCTTTAAACAAAGAAATGTCGATATAGGTTCTGTTAGTTTAGATGAAGCTTGGGGTCGTGGCTTTTCTGGTGTTATGATAAGAAGTGCTGGAGCGGCGTGGGATTTACGTAAATCACAGCCGTATGAATGTTATGCTGAGTTGGATTTTGATATTCCAGTAGGAAAGAATGGCGATTGTTATGATCGTTATTTAATTCGTATGGAAGAAATGCGACAATCAGCAAGTTTAATTTTGCAATGTGTTGAATTGTTGTTAGGACGAGAAAGATATGGCAAACATATTAGTGATGATCGTAAAATTGTACCACCTAAGCGTCAAGATATGAAAAATTCTATGGATGCGTTAATTCAGCATTTTAAATTATTCAGTGAAGGTTTTCATGTTCCGGCGGGTGAAGTTTATGTTGCTGTAGAAGCGCCTAAAGGTGAGTTTGGTGTATTCTTGGTCTCAGATGGTAGTAATCGACCTTATCGGGTTAAATTAAGAGCTCCTAGTTATGCGCATTTACAGGCTATGGATCATTTGTGTAGAGGTCATATGTTACCAGATGTTTCTGCTATCTTAGGTTCAATAGATGTTGTTTTTGGGGAGATAGATAGATAA
- the nuoE gene encoding NADH-quinone oxidoreductase subunit NuoE, protein MTVRRLADENIQPDHFSFTKDNENWAKLLIKRYPMGRQQSAVIPLLMRAQEQEGWVTRAAIEYVANLLSMAYIRVLEIATFYTQFHLHPVGKLAHIQVCGTTPCMLRGAEELIKICKRRINNNPLETTSDGKLSWEEVECQGACVNAPMVMIFKDTYEDLTPETFEKIIDMFEAGEGDKITPGSQISRRSSEPISGLTSLVGDPSNLAVVKSNKDKK, encoded by the coding sequence ATGACAGTTCGTCGTCTTGCTGATGAAAATATTCAACCAGATCATTTTTCTTTTACTAAAGATAATGAAAATTGGGCAAAATTATTAATAAAACGCTATCCTATGGGCAGACAACAATCAGCTGTTATTCCTTTATTAATGAGAGCTCAGGAGCAGGAGGGGTGGGTTACCAGAGCCGCGATAGAATATGTTGCTAATTTATTATCTATGGCTTACATAAGAGTTCTAGAAATAGCGACTTTTTATACTCAATTTCATTTGCATCCAGTAGGTAAATTAGCTCATATACAAGTATGTGGTACAACACCATGTATGTTACGTGGAGCTGAAGAGCTTATAAAAATCTGCAAACGTCGGATAAATAATAATCCACTTGAAACAACTTCAGATGGCAAGCTTTCATGGGAAGAGGTGGAATGTCAAGGCGCTTGTGTAAATGCTCCTATGGTAATGATATTCAAAGATACTTATGAAGATTTGACACCGGAGACTTTTGAAAAAATTATTGATATGTTTGAAGCTGGAGAAGGAGATAAAATAACTCCAGGTTCACAAATATCTCGTAGAAGTTCAGAACCTATTAGCGGTTTGACATCGCTTGTTGGTGACCCTTCTAATCTTGCAGTAGTTAAATCCAATAAGGATAAAAAGTAA
- the nuoF gene encoding NADH-quinone oxidoreductase subunit NuoF — translation MLLDKDRIFTNLYGFHDLSLKGAMSRGRWDNTKAILEKGRDWIIEEVKKSGLRGRGGAGFSTGLKWSFMPKVNDGRPHYLVVNADESEPGTCKDREILRHEPHSLIEGCVIASFAMGAHKVFIYVRGEYIREREALQRAVDECYDAKLLGKDTIHGHPCDIIVHHGAGAYICGEETALLESLEGKKGQPRMKPPFPANVGLYGCPTTVNNVESIAVTPTILRRGADWFASIGRPNNVGTKLFMISGHVNTPCTVEESLGITFKELIEKHAGGIRGGWDNLLAVIPGGASCPLIKGENIYDAIMDFDGMREKNSSFGTGGVIVMDKTTDIIKAIWRISAFFKHESCGQCTPCREGTGWMMRLLAKMVKGEAKVKDIDLLFDLSKQIEGHTICALGDAAAWPVQALIRNFRPEIEARIEQYTYNAI, via the coding sequence ATGTTGTTGGATAAAGATCGTATTTTTACAAATTTATATGGTTTTCATGATCTTTCTTTAAAAGGCGCAATGTCACGTGGGCGTTGGGATAATACTAAAGCAATCTTAGAAAAAGGTCGTGATTGGATTATTGAAGAGGTTAAAAAATCTGGTTTGCGGGGTAGAGGTGGTGCTGGATTTTCTACCGGTTTAAAATGGTCATTCATGCCTAAAGTTAACGATGGGCGTCCGCATTATTTAGTGGTTAATGCAGATGAATCAGAGCCCGGTACTTGTAAAGATCGCGAAATATTACGGCACGAGCCTCATAGTCTTATAGAGGGTTGTGTTATCGCTAGTTTTGCTATGGGTGCTCATAAAGTTTTTATTTATGTTAGAGGCGAATATATCCGTGAACGAGAAGCTTTACAACGTGCTGTAGACGAATGTTATGATGCAAAATTATTAGGTAAAGATACTATTCATGGTCATCCTTGTGATATAATTGTCCATCATGGCGCTGGTGCTTACATATGTGGTGAAGAAACGGCTTTGTTAGAAAGTTTAGAAGGTAAAAAAGGTCAACCGCGCATGAAGCCTCCATTTCCTGCTAATGTTGGTTTATATGGTTGTCCTACTACGGTTAATAATGTAGAATCAATAGCAGTAACACCTACAATTTTACGTAGGGGGGCGGATTGGTTTGCTTCTATTGGTCGCCCTAATAACGTTGGTACAAAATTATTTATGATATCTGGTCATGTGAATACACCTTGTACTGTTGAGGAATCTTTAGGAATAACTTTTAAGGAGTTAATTGAAAAACATGCGGGTGGTATTCGTGGTGGTTGGGATAATTTATTAGCCGTAATACCTGGTGGTGCTTCGTGTCCTCTAATAAAGGGTGAAAATATTTACGATGCGATAATGGATTTTGACGGTATGCGAGAGAAAAATTCTTCTTTTGGAACAGGAGGAGTTATAGTTATGGATAAAACAACTGATATTATTAAAGCTATATGGAGAATATCAGCCTTTTTTAAACATGAAAGTTGTGGTCAATGTACACCTTGTCGCGAAGGCACCGGTTGGATGATGCGTCTTTTAGCTAAAATGGTTAAAGGCGAAGCAAAGGTAAAAGATATTGATTTATTGTTTGATCTTAGTAAGCAAATAGAAGGTCATACAATTTGTGCCTTAGGAGATGCGGCAGCTTGGCCTGTGCAAGCTTTAATAAGGAATTTTCGCCCTGAAATTGAGGCAAGAATTGAACAATATACCTATAATGCAATATAA
- the nuoG gene encoding NADH-quinone oxidoreductase subunit NuoG, whose amino-acid sequence MIKIKIDNKEIEVPSHYTLLQAAEAAGVEIPRFCFHERLSIAGNCRMCLVEVKGGPPKPQASCALAVTDLRPGPNGEPPEVFTSSPMVKKARAGVMEFLLINHPLDCPICDQAGECDLQDQAMIYGRDNSRYCEDKRAVTDKYISPLIKTVMNRCIHCTRCVRFTTEVAGISELGLTGRGEDAEITTYLEAALTSELQGNVIDLCPVGALTSRPYSFVARPWELTKTESIDVMDALGCNIRIDTRGKEVLRILPRVNENINEEWISDKSRFSYDGLKLQRLDRPYVRKDGVLTPVSWDEAFSTIADVVKKTNANNIGAIAGDLAAVEEIFALKSLLEKLGSENMECRQDGAQFNPAYGRESYIFNSKISGIDKADAILLVGCNPREEAAILNARILVNQRRNHIPIGLIGKQVDLRYPYQYLGAGTDSLLSLIDGKIDFFDILDKAKNPLIIVGAGALVGKNGVEILAKVALLASKVNALREDWNGYNILHTAAARVGALDIGFVPKNPIVSALTLVRNMDLLFLLGADEVDLTNKSGFIVYIGTHGDKGAHAADVILPAASYTEKSATYVNTEGRVQMTNRANFPPGDAREDWSIICSLAKFIGVELPFDNINSLRDALYIKYPHLAQIDEIIFSDIDKLLELSSMPVKLKKDNFTTVIKNFYTSNFISRASVIMAESSALANSVTNKLVKS is encoded by the coding sequence ATGATAAAAATTAAAATTGATAATAAAGAAATAGAAGTCCCATCTCATTATACTTTATTACAAGCTGCTGAAGCTGCCGGAGTAGAAATACCACGTTTTTGTTTTCATGAACGTTTATCTATAGCTGGTAATTGTCGTATGTGTTTAGTTGAAGTTAAAGGCGGACCTCCAAAACCGCAGGCTTCTTGTGCTTTGGCGGTAACAGACTTACGTCCTGGTCCTAACGGCGAGCCTCCAGAGGTTTTTACCTCTAGCCCTATGGTTAAAAAAGCTCGTGCCGGTGTGATGGAATTTTTACTTATCAATCATCCGTTAGATTGTCCTATCTGTGATCAAGCCGGTGAATGTGATTTACAAGATCAAGCTATGATATATGGTCGTGATAATTCACGCTATTGTGAAGATAAGCGAGCTGTTACTGATAAATATATTAGTCCTTTGATAAAGACAGTTATGAATCGTTGTATTCATTGTACTAGGTGTGTACGTTTTACTACTGAGGTTGCTGGTATATCTGAACTAGGTTTAACTGGGCGTGGAGAAGATGCAGAAATAACAACTTATTTAGAGGCGGCATTAACATCTGAATTACAAGGAAATGTCATTGATTTATGTCCAGTTGGAGCACTTACTTCTAGACCTTATTCCTTTGTTGCGCGTCCTTGGGAATTGACTAAAACTGAATCTATAGATGTGATGGATGCTTTAGGTTGCAATATAAGAATTGATACTAGAGGTAAAGAAGTATTACGAATTTTACCAAGAGTTAATGAAAATATTAACGAAGAATGGATTTCTGATAAAAGTCGTTTCTCTTATGATGGTTTAAAGTTGCAGCGTTTAGATCGTCCTTATGTAAGAAAAGATGGCGTTTTAACTCCAGTCAGCTGGGATGAAGCTTTTTCTACTATCGCTGATGTGGTAAAAAAAACCAATGCTAATAATATAGGAGCTATAGCGGGTGATCTAGCTGCTGTAGAAGAAATTTTTGCGCTTAAGTCATTGCTTGAAAAATTAGGCTCAGAAAATATGGAGTGTAGGCAAGATGGTGCTCAATTTAATCCTGCTTATGGAAGAGAAAGTTATATATTTAATAGTAAAATATCTGGTATAGATAAAGCAGATGCTATATTACTTGTTGGCTGTAATCCTAGAGAGGAAGCAGCTATTTTAAATGCTCGTATATTGGTAAATCAACGTCGTAATCATATTCCTATTGGACTCATAGGCAAACAGGTGGATTTACGTTATCCTTATCAATATTTAGGTGCAGGTACAGATAGTTTATTAAGTTTAATAGATGGTAAAATAGATTTTTTTGATATTTTAGATAAAGCGAAAAATCCTCTCATAATTGTAGGAGCAGGCGCCTTAGTTGGTAAAAATGGTGTTGAAATATTAGCAAAAGTAGCATTATTAGCAAGTAAGGTTAATGCTTTGCGAGAAGATTGGAATGGATATAATATCTTACATACTGCTGCAGCTAGAGTTGGAGCATTAGATATAGGATTTGTTCCTAAAAATCCAATTGTATCTGCATTGACTTTAGTTAGAAATATGGATTTGTTATTTTTACTTGGAGCAGATGAAGTTGATTTAACTAATAAAAGCGGTTTTATTGTCTACATTGGTACGCATGGAGATAAAGGTGCACATGCAGCAGATGTTATTTTACCAGCTGCAAGTTATACTGAAAAATCTGCTACCTATGTTAATACAGAAGGTAGAGTGCAAATGACTAATAGAGCTAATTTTCCTCCTGGTGATGCTCGTGAAGATTGGTCAATAATTTGTTCTTTAGCTAAATTTATTGGCGTAGAACTACCTTTTGATAATATTAATTCTTTACGTGATGCTTTATATATAAAATATCCGCATTTAGCGCAAATTGATGAAATAATATTTAGCGATATAGATAAATTATTAGAATTATCTTCGATGCCAGTTAAGTTAAAAAAAGATAATTTTACTACTGTTATAAAGAATTTTTATACTAGTAATTTTATATCTCGTGCTTCTGTTATCATGGCAGAATCTTCTGCTTTGGCTAACTCTGTTACAAATAAATTGGTTAAAAGTTAA
- the nuoH gene encoding NADH-quinone oxidoreductase subunit NuoH yields the protein MIAFFTNNILPILYIIFQSLLLIILLLLIIAYLLYLDRKVWAAVQLRRGPNVVGPFGLLQSFADLLKFALKEPIIPSAANKWVFLLAPIVTAGLALSAWAVIPVSAGWMIADINVGILYVFAIISLEIYGVLMGGWASNSKYPFLASLRSVAQMISYEVSIGFIIVSVLLLVGSLNLTDIVLAQTNGIGTYFGLPNSFLDWHWFVLFPLFIMFFISSLAETNRPPFDLVEAESELVAGHMVEYSSIPYMLFFLGEYVAIVLMCSLTTILFLGGWLPPIDVFWLNWVPGIIWFILKTLFLFFMFALVKAFVPRYRSDQLMRLGWKIFLPLSMAMLMILALILKLISLSGL from the coding sequence ATGATAGCATTTTTTACTAATAATATTTTACCTATATTATATATTATTTTTCAGTCTTTATTATTAATTATATTACTATTGTTAATAATAGCTTATTTGCTTTATTTAGATAGAAAAGTTTGGGCTGCAGTTCAATTGCGTCGTGGTCCTAATGTTGTTGGTCCTTTTGGTTTGTTACAGTCTTTTGCGGATTTATTGAAATTTGCGTTAAAAGAACCTATAATTCCTTCAGCAGCTAATAAATGGGTTTTTTTATTAGCACCTATAGTAACGGCGGGTTTAGCTTTATCAGCTTGGGCGGTTATTCCTGTTAGTGCTGGTTGGATGATTGCTGATATAAATGTTGGTATTTTATATGTATTTGCAATAATTTCCTTAGAAATTTATGGAGTTTTAATGGGCGGTTGGGCTTCTAATTCAAAATATCCATTTTTAGCATCTTTACGTTCTGTTGCACAAATGATATCATATGAAGTCTCTATAGGCTTTATAATAGTTTCAGTTTTATTATTAGTTGGTTCTTTGAATTTAACTGATATAGTTTTAGCGCAAACTAATGGTATAGGAACATATTTTGGTTTACCTAACTCATTTTTAGATTGGCATTGGTTTGTTCTATTCCCTTTATTTATTATGTTTTTTATTTCTAGTTTAGCTGAGACGAATAGACCGCCGTTTGATTTGGTAGAGGCTGAGTCTGAGTTAGTTGCAGGGCATATGGTTGAATATTCTTCTATTCCATATATGTTGTTTTTTTTAGGGGAATATGTAGCCATTGTTTTAATGTGTTCTTTAACAACAATTTTATTCTTAGGTGGCTGGTTGCCACCAATTGATGTATTTTGGCTTAATTGGGTTCCTGGAATTATTTGGTTTATTTTAAAGACGTTATTTTTATTTTTTATGTTTGCTTTAGTAAAAGCTTTTGTTCCACGTTATCGCAGTGATCAACTTATGAGATTAGGTTGGAAAATATTTTTACCTTTATCTATGGCTATGTTAATGATATTAGCATTAATATTAAAATTAATCAGTTTGAGTGGGTTATAA
- the nuoI gene encoding NADH-quinone oxidoreductase subunit NuoI: MKKLFNVAKSLLLLEFISAICLALRQFFAPKATINYPYEKGEVSPRFRGEHALRRYPNGEERCIACKLCEAICPAQAITIEAAPRKNDETRRTTRYDIDMVKCIYCGFCQEACPVDAIVEGPNFEFATETREELYYNKEKLLDNGDRWEREIARNIKLDSPYR, encoded by the coding sequence ATGAAAAAATTATTTAATGTAGCAAAATCACTATTACTATTAGAATTTATTTCAGCAATATGTTTAGCGTTACGCCAATTTTTTGCTCCTAAAGCTACTATTAATTATCCATATGAAAAAGGTGAAGTTAGTCCAAGGTTTAGAGGGGAACATGCTTTACGTAGATATCCTAATGGTGAAGAAAGATGCATTGCTTGTAAATTATGTGAAGCCATTTGTCCTGCACAAGCTATTACTATTGAGGCAGCGCCAAGAAAGAATGATGAAACTCGTCGTACAACACGTTATGATATAGATATGGTGAAATGTATTTATTGCGGTTTTTGTCAAGAAGCTTGTCCTGTGGATGCAATTGTTGAAGGGCCTAATTTTGAATTTGCAACTGAAACTAGAGAAGAATTATATTATAATAAAGAAAAATTGCTCGATAATGGTGATAGGTGGGAAAGAGAAATTGCTAGAAATATTAAATTAGATTCACCTTATCGTTAA
- a CDS encoding NADH-quinone oxidoreductase subunit J → MLITGLAGLFFYCAAFILLLSAALVVTVKNPVHAVLFLILCFVNASILFLLTGAEFLAMILLIIYVGAIAILFLFIVMMIDIDYIKVKKYSKNSLLLGFMVAIITFLELSFLFFQTSFPTNVVNSFSPLLDSELTNTEALGNILYTDYIFYFELVGLILLVAMISAISLTIQHKLVKRQSVSAQVNRTISDSIEIKKVETGKGLGEQ, encoded by the coding sequence ATGTTAATTACAGGATTAGCTGGTTTATTTTTTTATTGTGCTGCATTTATTTTGTTGTTAAGTGCAGCATTAGTAGTAACGGTGAAAAATCCTGTTCATGCAGTATTATTTTTGATTCTTTGCTTTGTTAATGCGTCTATTTTATTTCTATTAACAGGAGCAGAATTTTTAGCAATGATATTATTAATCATTTATGTAGGGGCTATAGCTATATTATTTTTATTTATAGTTATGATGATAGACATTGATTATATAAAAGTTAAAAAATATTCTAAAAATTCTCTGTTGTTAGGTTTTATGGTTGCTATTATAACTTTTTTAGAATTATCATTTTTGTTTTTTCAGACTTCATTTCCTACAAATGTAGTTAATTCTTTTTCTCCTTTACTAGATAGTGAATTAACTAACACGGAAGCATTAGGAAATATCTTATATACAGATTATATTTTTTACTTTGAATTAGTTGGTCTAATTTTATTAGTTGCTATGATATCTGCTATTTCCTTAACCATACAACATAAGTTAGTAAAAAGACAATCTGTATCAGCGCAAGTGAATCGTACTATAAGTGACTCTATAGAAATTAAAAAGGTTGAAACAGGAAAAGGATTGGGTGAACAATGA
- the nuoK gene encoding NADH-quinone oxidoreductase subunit NuoK — translation MIITITHYLIVSSILFIIGILGIFMNRKNILTILMSIEIILLSVNLNFVAFSANLQDLLGQIFTLFILAVAAAEIAIGLSITVLYYRNKGSIDIDDINSMKG, via the coding sequence ATGATAATTACCATTACTCATTATCTTATAGTTTCTTCGATATTATTTATCATAGGTATTTTAGGTATTTTTATGAATCGTAAAAATATTCTGACTATTTTAATGTCTATCGAAATAATATTATTATCAGTAAATTTAAATTTTGTGGCTTTCTCAGCTAATTTACAAGATTTATTAGGGCAAATTTTTACTTTATTTATTTTAGCGGTTGCTGCTGCTGAAATAGCTATAGGTCTTTCTATTACAGTGTTATATTATCGTAATAAAGGATCCATTGATATAGATGATATAAATTCTATGAAAGGTTAA